The Bacillus oleivorans genomic sequence TGTTCGTAAGCACCTCGTACTTCTGCCTCGCTATATTTCGTAAAATCTTTGCTCACTTCGGATAAGCGTTTTCGTGCCATTCGGACCTTAGTCTCAAGCTTGTCCCCCGTATCAATGGTTTGCAGGACCATAAGCTTAATACTCTTCAGCTCATCAACAATACTTTGATAGTCCTGGCGGCAATGCTCCGAAATTTGAAAAATTTCCCCCTTGCTGTTGTCTACCGTTTTGACAAGCCTCTCGAGGATTTGATCCAACAAGCGGACATCCCATTTCCTTGAGACCATAATCCTACCCCCATGTCGTATGCCTTCTACCCATTTTAGTGCGATTTTTAATTAAAACACATATCTTTTCTCAAATATTGACGATTATCGTATACTATAAAATGAAATTAGCAGGACATACACATATGGTAATTTTTCCTATCATTATACCAGTTGTCGAAAAAAACCTAATGTGTCAAATCACCTATTTTATTGCGTAATTTCGAATTTATAGATAATTCTCTTCCTATAAAATAGGACATCTAGGCTACACTGTGACCATTATATCATGACCTGGTAACAGTTTTATAAAAGTTTTTTTACATTTGCTTTAAAGCACGAAATTTTTTTAAAAATAGAGAGGAGCTATCCAAATGCTTCCATCCTACATCACAGTTAAGGGTTATGGCGAACATGAAATTGAAATTCAAAAATCACGATTTATTGCACACGTCAGCCGGGCAGAGACTGAGAGCGAGGCGTTAGAGTTTATCCAAACAATAAAGAAAAAACATTGGAATGCGACTCACAACTGTTCAGCCTATCTGATTGGAGAAAATGATCTGATTCAAAAAGCCAACGATGACGGCGAACCAAGCGGAACTGCGGGTGTTCCGATCCTCGAGGTTTTAAAAAAAAGAGGCTTAAAAGATACAGTTGTTGTCATAACCAGGTACTTCGGCGGAATAAAATTAGGGGCAGGGGGCCTGATTCGCGCCTATGGAAAAGCGACCTCAGAGGGGATCAACCAGACAGGTGTAGTTGAGAGAACTCTTATGAGGGTGGTTTCAACGAAAATTGATTACACCTGGTTGGGCAAATTAGAAAATGAATTAAGAGGTTCCGTTTACGAAATTAAGGACATCCATTATTTGGATAACGTGATCATTGAAACTTTTGTCAAAGAGGAACAAGCAGACCCTTTTATTGCATGGATGACAGAGCTGACAAATGGCCAAGCTGATTGTACGTTAGGAGAACAGCTTTATCTTGAAAAAGATGTTTTCTAAGCTTACTAAACGGGCATAAACTGGATTACGCAATTATAGAAACGCAATTGTTACTATTTTGTCATTAGACGAAAATCGAATCTCGTTGTAAAATGTAGACTAGTGTCGTATAGTTTTAAGTACGATTTTTTGTTTTTTTCGAAAAGAGCCTCGAAATTAAATAGAAAAGAGGCATTTCTCTTTGGAAAGGGAGAACTGTAAATGAATCAAAATAGACATCGCTTTAGGATGGAACAAAAAAAGCGAAAACGCAAAAGAGTCTTTCTTTGGGTGCTTGTTCCACTCTTAGTCCTAGCAGTCGGATCTTCCGCCTATTTGGCTTACTTATATAATGTTGCCAAAACGTCAGCCGAGGAATCTTATGATGAAGATTTTAACCGGGAGACGAAGTATCGGAAGGAAGCTGTTAATCCCGAGAAAGATAATGTGTCCGTTCTCTTCATTGGAGTCGATGACAGTGAAAGCCGTGACTATGGGGAAGCAACTCGCTCTGATGCATTAATGCTTGCGACGTTTAACGTCGAGGATAAAACCGTTAAGCTTGTCAGCATTCCGCGTGATTCTTATGTATACATCGATGAAGTCGGATACTACACAAGAATTAACCACGCCCATGCATATGGCGGACCATCCTTGACTATGCAAACCGTTGAAGAGCTTTTAGAAATTCCAATTGATTACTATGTCCGTTTAGACTTCTATGCGTTTATGGATGTTGTAGATGCGTTAGGCGGTATTGAAGCTGAAGTGCCATATGAAATCTGGGAAAAAGATGCAGAAGACAACAGAGAGGCAATTCACCTCCTCCCTGGTATGCAGGAATTAAATGGTGAAGAAGCGTTAGCCCTCGCCCGTACTCGTAAACTTGATAACGATATGGAACGCGGCAAACGCCAGCAGGAAATCTTAAAAGCTATTTTGGACAAAGCGGTTTCCGTTGGAGCTATCACGAAGTATCCAGAAATCATGAGAGACATCTCAGCCAATACAAAAACCAATCTAACCTTTGATGAGATGAAATCATTTGTGAACTACGCCTTAAGCGGAGATCTTCAAATCGAAAACCTCCAGCTAAAAGGTTCAGATTCAATGATTAATGGAGCGTATTACTATCAGTTAGATGAAGCAGCCCTTGCAGAATTAAAGGCTGTGCTGCAGACGCATTTAGAATTAGAAGGCACATCAGTTGCCAAGAGTGATGACGAGGATTTAACGAATTAATCATAAAGATAAACAGTGCTCTATTTGATAGGGCGCTGTTTTTTTGTTCTTTCACTGGTTTATTGAAAAAATCAATGTAATGAAAAAATAGAAATCGGGGCGGCACATAAACCACGCGGAACGGAACATTAACCGCGCAGGGCGGCACATTAACGACGCGGGGCGGCACATTAACAACGCGCTAGAGGCACATAAACCACGCGGGACGGCACATAAACCACGCGCTACGGCACATAAACGACGAAGAACGGCACATAAACCGCGCAGGACGGCACATAAACCACGCGCTACGGCACATAAACGACAAAGAACGGCACAAATACTTCCCGCAACGGCACATAAACTGTAAGAAATCACCAGTCTAAACCGAGACTAACATAAGAGATCTCTATTCCCCATTAAGTAAAAAAACCCCGCAGGTAGTTTCCCTGCGGGGCTCATTAGTTCATCGGTTTCTAATCATTTTAAGCAATGGTTTGTAGTTTTTGCCTACGAGTCCTGTTAGCTCGACGACGATTTCGATGGCAAAGAGGATTAAGAATCCTACGATCACCGCTCCCCACATTGTGGACATGGAGAAAAT encodes the following:
- a CDS encoding LCP family protein; its protein translation is MNQNRHRFRMEQKKRKRKRVFLWVLVPLLVLAVGSSAYLAYLYNVAKTSAEESYDEDFNRETKYRKEAVNPEKDNVSVLFIGVDDSESRDYGEATRSDALMLATFNVEDKTVKLVSIPRDSYVYIDEVGYYTRINHAHAYGGPSLTMQTVEELLEIPIDYYVRLDFYAFMDVVDALGGIEAEVPYEIWEKDAEDNREAIHLLPGMQELNGEEALALARTRKLDNDMERGKRQQEILKAILDKAVSVGAITKYPEIMRDISANTKTNLTFDEMKSFVNYALSGDLQIENLQLKGSDSMINGAYYYQLDEAALAELKAVLQTHLELEGTSVAKSDDEDLTN
- a CDS encoding YigZ family protein, with amino-acid sequence MLPSYITVKGYGEHEIEIQKSRFIAHVSRAETESEALEFIQTIKKKHWNATHNCSAYLIGENDLIQKANDDGEPSGTAGVPILEVLKKRGLKDTVVVITRYFGGIKLGAGGLIRAYGKATSEGINQTGVVERTLMRVVSTKIDYTWLGKLENELRGSVYEIKDIHYLDNVIIETFVKEEQADPFIAWMTELTNGQADCTLGEQLYLEKDVF